AACTCCCGCGCCACGGTGGCCGCGTGCGAGAGCAGACCGCCGGTCTCCACCACCACGGCCGCCGCGGGCACGAACAAGGGCGTCCAGGGCGCGTCGGTGAAGGGCGCGACCAGCACCTCGCCCGGCTCCAGCTCGACCTCCGCCGCCGACTCAGCGGAGAGCACCACCCGCGCCGGCCCGCTCGCCGTGCCCGCCGAGACCGGCATGCCCTGGAGCGTCGTGGCGCCGGCCTGCACCGCGGCCTTCGGCACGGGCTGCACGGGGAGGGCGAAGACCTCGGGCAGCTCCAGGCCGGCCAGCCGCTCCGACTCCTTGCGCCGGCGGGCAGGCGCGTGGGGCAGCCCGGCGACCGCCTCGCCGTTGGCCGCCGCCTCGACCTCGGTGACGAGCAGCCAGAAGATGTCGTCGCGCTGCTTGATCAGTCCGCCCTCGACGAAGCGCCGGCCCAGCTCGAGCGTCGGCTTGCGCAGCAGCCGGTCGCAACGCACCCAGTTCGCCTTCGTGGCCTCGCGCATGCGGGTGAACTTCTGCGCTTCGCCGAGCAGCGCCCGGTAGACGGCGCGGTGCTGCCGCGGCATGGCGGCCAGGATCTGCGCTTCAAGCGCCTCGCGCCCCTGCGCCGCCCGCTCTTCCAGGCGGTACGGATCCTTCTCCTTCCCCGCTTCGACGTAGGTCTTGATGAAGCTGATCGCGTAAGCCGGCTCCTCCTCCCAGTCGGCGAACGACGGATCGAGCTCGCCCTGGCCACGGAAGCCGTACAGGGCGATGAACGTGTCGAAGGCCGCGGCGAAGGCCCTCCAGCCGGCGTTCTTCGGCGCGCGCAGCCGCTCGGCGATCGCGTGCGGCGCCAGGGCGCGCAGCTCCTCGGCCAACGGCTTGCGCCGCTTCACCACCTGCGCCACTTCCCAGGCGCCCTTGGCCGGCTTCGCGCTCTCCACCTCGCGCAGAGCGCTGGTGAGGGCGATGATCAGCGCCGGGTCATGGCCGGGCAGGGCGACATCCAGCAACTCCATCAGCCGGTCGGTGTAGTCGCCGGCAGCGAGCGAGACGTAGAGGTGGTGGCCCAGCAGGCCGCTGGCCGTCTGCGCGCGGCGTTCCAGGTAGCGCCAGATCGCCCGCTCGGAGATGCGCGTGTAGTCGCGGGCGCGGTCGGCGGCGCGCAGCCGCTCGACGTTGACACGGTCGCGCTCGACCATGCGCGGCAGCATGCCGCGCAGTTGGCGCATGGCGCGGTCGTTCCGCCGCGCCCGCTCGTCGTCCACAGAGGCTTTGGCGCTGATGTCCTGGCCCTCTGTGGAGCTGATGAACTGCTTCATCAGGCCCGACTCGCGCCCCACCTGCCAGGAGCCGATCGCGGCGTTGAACCAGCCGATGTTGAGCGCCCAGCGCCCGGCGATCACGGCGGCCCAGTTGCCCGTGGGCGCCGGGTAGCAGGGCACCACGTCCAGCAGGTTGAGCCGGCCGGCGACCTGCACGGCGGAGTTGTGCTCGAAGCGCTGGCCGAAGGTGCTGAACAGCGGCGGCGAGATGCCAGGCACGACCTCCGAGGCGTTGCCGATCGTCCAGAGGTTGAAGGTCGGGTTCGCGTCCGAGTCCCACTCGCCGATCCGCCGGATCGTCGCCGTCACCGCTGTGCCTCCTCCGCTGGCCGGAGCGCCTGCCATGGCGCCGCCCGGCTTGCGGCGGATTATAGGCGCGCCGCGGCGCGCCGGACAACGCGGGCCGCGCCGATTACTGCGCGAAGGGAGACGCCTGGTAGCGCGCCTCGACCGCCCTGGCCATCGTCACCAGCGGGTCGAACGTCTCTTCGCCGGGCACGGTGGCGAGGCCGACGGCGAAGACGATGCGGCCGTGCCGCCAGCTCAGCAGCAGCTCGCCCGTGTCCTCCCACTGCCCGCGCCAGGCGGTCGTCTGGTCGCCGAGCTGGATCGGCGTATCCGTCTTCTGCAACAGATCGGGGAAGTCGGCGGCGCTCAGGTAGGCCGCCGCGCCGTCCGCCGTGGCGTAGACATCCGTCACGGTCAGTTCCATCGCCCCGACGCTGCTCTGGCCGAAGAACTGGATCTGCGCGCCCTGCCAGCCGCGCTGCTGCGCCAGCGCCTTCGCCGCCTCGGCGTCACGCCCCGGCCCCTCGTAGTTGTTCCATTCGGCGTAGCGGTTGATCACGTAGTCGCCGAAGAAGTGCACGCTGCTGATCTCCGGCGCGGTGGGCACCTCGCCCGCCGTCAGCTCGTACGGCGCAAACAGGGTGCGCAACTGGTCGGCGGGCAGCGTCGCGTCGCTGTTCGGGTTCACGTCGTACGAGCCCTGCGTGGCGAGCGCACTTTCGGCGGCGTCGATCACCGGGTCATCGCCCGCCGCAAGCTGCTGCGGCGAGGGATTGGGCGCGGCCACATCCTCGAACACGCCGATGTTGTCGATCGTTTGCTGGTCGCGGCCGCTGACCACGCGCGAAACGGTGACCTGCAGGGCGGCGCCGTCGGGCAGGGGGAAGAGCAGGCCGGTGCCGAGCCCACCGAGCGTTTTGTGTCCCACCAGCGTGGCGCGGCCGTACTCCTTCAGCGCCGAGGAGAGCACTTCCGACGACGAGGCCGAGAGGCCGTCGATCAGCACGGCCAGCGGGCGCTGCACCGGGAAGGTGTGACCGTCGGCCAGCGTCTCGGCGCGGTGGCCGCGGGCGTCGGTGTCCACGGCCACGCGCGCGTCTTCGAGGAAGCGCCCGGCGAAGGCTTGCGCCGTGGCCGTGACACCGCCCAGGTTGCCGCGCAGATCGAGCAGCCACTCCGTCACGCCGGCCGCCTCGAAGCCGTTGAGCGCGTCGTCCAGCTCTTGCACCACCGTCTTGCCGTCCTGCAGCGGCGTCCAGGGGTTGACGAAGCTGCGCAGGCGCAGGTAGCCCACGCCGCCCGGCAAAATCTGCGAGGAGAAGATCGGGAAGAGATACGGCCCCATCGTCAGGGAGATATCCATCGCACCCTGACCCGGCCGGTCGACGCTGACGGTCACGGCCGTGCCGGAGGGACCGTTGATCTGCGCGTCGAAGGCGGCGCGGACGGTTGCCTGCACGCTCTGCCCGTTGATCGCGGTGATCGTGTCACCGGTGTGGATGCCCGCCTGTTCCGCCGGCCCGCCCGTCGCGACTTCGCGCACGACGTGCGGCGCCCGCGGATCGGCGATCACGCCGATGCCGGTCTGCGTGGCGTCGGCGCCGCCCAGCTCCTGCTGGTCCTGCACGTATTCGGCCGGGGTGAGGAAGAAGGTGTGGTCGTCGCCCAGGCTGTTGGCCATCTCGTCGTCGGCGGCGAAGGCGAGCTGCGCCAGATCGACTCTGCCGCCAACCTCGGCGGCCAGGCTGTTCCACGCCGTGCTGAAGCCGGCGAACGCCTGGTCCTTGTCGCCCCGGGCGTTGGGCGCGGCGGTGCTGAAGGAGACGCCCTGCTGCCGCAGATTGCGCGCGGCGCCCTGCCAGGCGGCGTCCAGCAGCGGCGCGGGGTCCAGCGGCTGCACGTAGGAGTTGAGGATGATCTGGTACTCGGCGCGGACGGTGTCGACGTGCGTGCTGACGGGCTGCGCCCGCACCGACACCTCGCCGGCCGGCCGCATCGCCGTGATCAGCAGCACGAAGGCCAGGGCGAGCAGCAGCAGGCCGCCGCGCCGCAGGCGCGGCGCGCTGCCCGGCGGCACGGCCAGGTTTTCGTCCTGGTCGAACTGCTCGGTCTGCTCGCTCTCTTCGCTTACCGGAGGTCTGCGCTCCGCGGCGCTCGTCTCATTCCCACCACCAGCACACCAACCACCCACGCGGCGCCATCCTTCCGCTGCCCCGCGTCACATGTCGTGGCGGAGCGAGCGTTTGTGCACATCCTTCCGAGTGTAGCATTCAGTCCGCGCCGTCCCGCAGCGGGCAGGCGGCGCAGCGCAGCAGCGTGGCATCGGGCGGCGCGGGCCGCAGCGCGGGCGCCAGCGTCTGCAGCAGCCGGCGCACCGTCCACAGCGGCAGGCCCATCACGTTGCAGTAACAGCCGTCGCAGCGCTCTGCCGGGTGCAGCAGGGGATCCTGGATCGCGTAGGCGCCGGCCTTGTCGAACGGCGTGCCGGCGGCGATCGAGGCCTCGATCTCGTCCGCCGAGTAGCCGCGCATCAGCACGCGGGCGCCCGCCGTTTCACCGAGCTGCCGCGCGCCGCAGGCCAGTACGACGGCGGTGAACACGGCGTGCTCGCGCCCGGCCAGCGCCGTGAGCATGAGGCGGGCCTCGGCCGCATCGCGCGGCTTGCCCAGCGCCCGGCCGTCGCAGGCCACGACCGTGTCGGCGGCCAGCACCAGGGCGCCCGGCGGAGCGAAGGCCAGCGCGGCGGACGCCTTGCGCTCCGCGATCGCCGCGGCCGCGCGCTCGGGCAAAGCGCCGGCCGGCGGCGTTTCGTCGACGTCGGCCGCCCGCACGCTGAAGGGCACACGCAGCGCGGGCAGCAGCTCGCGCCGTCGC
The sequence above is drawn from the Dehalococcoidia bacterium genome and encodes:
- a CDS encoding PEP-utilizing enzyme, yielding MTATIRRIGEWDSDANPTFNLWTIGNASEVVPGISPPLFSTFGQRFEHNSAVQVAGRLNLLDVVPCYPAPTGNWAAVIAGRWALNIGWFNAAIGSWQVGRESGLMKQFISSTEGQDISAKASVDDERARRNDRAMRQLRGMLPRMVERDRVNVERLRAADRARDYTRISERAIWRYLERRAQTASGLLGHHLYVSLAAGDYTDRLMELLDVALPGHDPALIIALTSALREVESAKPAKGAWEVAQVVKRRKPLAEELRALAPHAIAERLRAPKNAGWRAFAAAFDTFIALYGFRGQGELDPSFADWEEEPAYAISFIKTYVEAGKEKDPYRLEERAAQGREALEAQILAAMPRQHRAVYRALLGEAQKFTRMREATKANWVRCDRLLRKPTLELGRRFVEGGLIKQRDDIFWLLVTEVEAAANGEAVAGLPHAPARRRKESERLAGLELPEVFALPVQPVPKAAVQAGATTLQGMPVSAGTASGPARVVLSAESAAEVELEPGEVLVAPFTDAPWTPLFVPAAAVVVETGGLLSHAATVARE
- a CDS encoding S41 family peptidase, which produces MGGWCAGGGNETSAAERRPPVSEESEQTEQFDQDENLAVPPGSAPRLRRGGLLLLALAFVLLITAMRPAGEVSVRAQPVSTHVDTVRAEYQIILNSYVQPLDPAPLLDAAWQGAARNLRQQGVSFSTAAPNARGDKDQAFAGFSTAWNSLAAEVGGRVDLAQLAFAADDEMANSLGDDHTFFLTPAEYVQDQQELGGADATQTGIGVIADPRAPHVVREVATGGPAEQAGIHTGDTITAINGQSVQATVRAAFDAQINGPSGTAVTVSVDRPGQGAMDISLTMGPYLFPIFSSQILPGGVGYLRLRSFVNPWTPLQDGKTVVQELDDALNGFEAAGVTEWLLDLRGNLGGVTATAQAFAGRFLEDARVAVDTDARGHRAETLADGHTFPVQRPLAVLIDGLSASSSEVLSSALKEYGRATLVGHKTLGGLGTGLLFPLPDGAALQVTVSRVVSGRDQQTIDNIGVFEDVAAPNPSPQQLAAGDDPVIDAAESALATQGSYDVNPNSDATLPADQLRTLFAPYELTAGEVPTAPEISSVHFFGDYVINRYAEWNNYEGPGRDAEAAKALAQQRGWQGAQIQFFGQSSVGAMELTVTDVYATADGAAAYLSAADFPDLLQKTDTPIQLGDQTTAWRGQWEDTGELLLSWRHGRIVFAVGLATVPGEETFDPLVTMARAVEARYQASPFAQ
- a CDS encoding Maf family protein; the protein is MSGPPPPRPPLILASASPRRRELLPALRVPFSVRAADVDETPPAGALPERAAAAIAERKASAALAFAPPGALVLAADTVVACDGRALGKPRDAAEARLMLTALAGREHAVFTAVVLACGARQLGETAGARVLMRGYSADEIEASIAAGTPFDKAGAYAIQDPLLHPAERCDGCYCNVMGLPLWTVRRLLQTLAPALRPAPPDATLLRCAACPLRDGAD